The following are encoded together in the Macadamia integrifolia cultivar HAES 741 chromosome 10, SCU_Mint_v3, whole genome shotgun sequence genome:
- the LOC122091916 gene encoding ADP,ATP carrier protein 1, chloroplastic-like: MEAIRTTSTSLPSLPKLDFRRSRRLSLRINTSNRSEIRGISSSSQFIKFSSPSVFPLLASHGFRSEPKASGVRCSAAADTSAFVSDNSPSELPAKFFGVEVSTLKKVIPLGLMFFCILFNYTILRDTKDVLVVTAKGSSAETIPFLKTWVNLPAAIGFMIIYSKLSNVLSKEALFYACMFPFIAFFGVFAFLLYPNINVIHPIALADRLLEILGPSFLGPIAILRIWSFCIFYVMSELWGSVVVSLLFWGYANQITTVDEASQFYPLFGLGANVALVFSGRTVKYFSNLRKNFGPGVDGWAISLKGMMSIVVALGLLICGIYWGMNRYIKTEGGRKKKKEKTKMGTMESMKFLLSSRYIRDLATLVVAYGISINLVEITWKSKLKSQFPTPNEYSAFMGDFSSCTGVATFTMMLLSRFIFRKFGWGVAAAITPTVLLVTGIAFFSLILFSDPLGPVFGNLGLTPLLAAVYVGAVQNIFSKSAKYSLFDPCKEMAYIPLDEETKVKGKAAIDVVCNPLGKSGGALIQQFLILTFGSLSNSTPYLGGILLVIVLAWLGAARSLDRQFTPMVKKDLKDKLIEGKISAINTRLTGKLEPKQGIRYRFVSTLNPMGFIEGKYVPVVENISSSGGIQHLTVRKLDGKNQLEQPVETAIQSTGAEGNNHDGNGHVSPESPSENEIPSESS, translated from the exons ATGGAAGCAATTCGGACTACCTCTACTtctttgccctctctccccaAGCTCGATTTCCGCAGATCCAGGAGACTTAGCTTGAGGATCAATACAAGCAACCGCAGCGAAATTCGGGGGATTTCCTCTTCCAGTCAGTTCATCAAATTCTCATCTCCTTCTGTGTTTCCACTTCTCGCTTCTCATGGATTTCGATCGGAACCGAAAGCTTCTGGTGTTCGTTGTTCGGCAGCAGCCGATACTTCTGCTTTCGTTTCGGATAATAGTCCGTCGGAGCTTCCGGCCAAGTTCTTTGGTGTGGAAGTCAGTACACTGAAGAAGGTGATTCCTCTGGGGCTTATGTTTTTCTGCATTCTCTTCAATTACACTATTCTTCGGGATACCAAGGATGTGCTTGTCGTTACTGCCAAGGGGAGTAGTGCTGAGACTATTCCATTCTTGAAGACTTGGGTGAATTTGCCTGCTGCTATTGGTTTCATGATTATCTACAGCAAGCTCTCCAATGTTCTGTCCAAAGAAGCACTTTTCTACGCCTGTATGTTTCCATTCATCGCTTTCTTTGGGGTTTTTGCGTTCCTACTCTATCCGAACATCAATGTTATCCATCCTATTGCGTTGGCTGATCGCCTTCTGGAAATTCTTGGCCCCAGCTTCCTTGGCCCGATCGCCATACTTCGGATATGGAGTTTCTGCATCTTCTATGTAATGTCTGAGCTTTGGGGAAGTGTCGTGGTTTCCTTGCTTTTCTGGGGTTATGCTAATCAG ATCACTACTGTGGATGAAGCATCTCAATTCTATCCGTTGTTTGGTCTTGGAGCAAATGTTGCTTTGGTTTTCTCAGGACGTACTGTGAAATATTTCTCCAATCTGCGCAAGAATTTTGGACCAGGTGTTGATGGATGGGCTATATCTCTCAAAGGTATGATGAGCATTGTGGTGGCGCTGGGTCTTCTTATATGTGGAATCTATTGGGGAATGAACAGGTATATTAAGACAGAAGGtgggaggaaaaagaagaag GAGAAAACCAAAATGGGAACAATGGAAAGCATGAAGTTCTTGTTATCTTCGAGGTACATCAGGGATCTTGCTACCTTGGTGGTTGCCTATGGGATCAGTATCAATCTTGTTGAAATTACATGGAAATCGAAGCTGAAGTCTCAG TTTCCTACTCCAAATGAGTACTCGGCTTTCATGGGTGATTTCTCATCCTGCACAGGAGTTGCAACATTTACAATGATGCTGCTCAGCCGATTCATCTTCCGCAAATTTGGGTGGGGTGTTGCAGCTGCCATCACACCAACTGTTCTACTTGTAACGGGgattgcatttttttccttgattttaTTCAGTGATCCATTGGGTCCTGTGTTTGGCAACCTTGGGTTGACTCCACTTCTTGCAGCAGTGTATGTTGGAGCTGTACAGAATATCTTCAGCAAGAGTGCTAAGTACAGCTTATTTGACCCCTGCAAAGAGATGGCTTACATCCCCTTGGATGAAGAAACAAAG GTCAAAGGCAAAGCAGCCATTGATGTAGTATGCAATCCTTTAGGGAAATCAGGAGGAGCTTTGATTCAACAGTTCCTCATATTGACGTTTGGCTCCCTTTCAAATTCAACACCTTACCTGGGAGGGATATTGCTTGTAATTGTGCTAGCCTGGTTGGGTGCTGCTAGATCGTTGGACCGTCAATTCACCCCAATGGTGAAAAAGGACCTTAAAGATAAGCTTATTGAGGGTAAGATTTCAGCCATAAACACAAGGCTCACTGGAAAGCTAGAGCCAAAGCAGGGAATTAGGTATCGCTTTGTCAGTACCTTGAACCCCATGGGTTTCATTGAGGGGAAATATGTGCCCGTGGTTGAAAACATCTCTTCTAGTGGAGGGATTCAGCATCTCACTGTCAGGAAGCTTGACGGAAAAAATCAGTTGGAGCAACCAGTAGAAACTGCTATACAATCAACTGGAGCAGAGGGTAATAACCATGATGGAAATGGTCATGTATCACCCGAATCACCGAGTGAGAATGAGATCCCCAGTGAATCCTCATAG
- the LOC122090688 gene encoding pentatricopeptide repeat-containing protein At3g63370, chloroplastic, translating to MSRVARYTATAVSSRWLMLFFSFHARPVERSVVAMALQLSPHQSFSSQTILHTTQGIPPLQNSKLPQKPLKSRSLKEICKDGNLREAFLSFSDLFTFQNPPQINADEAYSSTLDLCTRKEALAQGQQIHAHILTSGFTSDTVFLSTKLVFMYGKCGSLTDARRLFDEMPQRTIFTWNAIIGSYVSNGEPYEALKLFREMQLQGVAVDACTFPTVLKACAALKDPNFGHGIHGLAVKSGFGSLVFVVNSLVAMYAKCGDVRQSRQLFDRMVERGDVVTWNSIISAYSLQGQPLEALKLFREMQKAGVSMNSYTVVGALQACEEPSFAKLGMEIHNALLKSGRNLHVYEANALLVMYARCGRMDEAVRVFQQMDDRDDISWNSMLSGFVQNGFYDKAIEFFHEMQNAGQKPGQVSVINIVSASGRLGTLLNGMECHAYAIKHGLDSDLQVGNTLVDMYAKCCSVIYMGRVFDKMPDKDYISWTTAIAGYAQNCCCLEAFQLFREALVEGMQVDALMIGSILLACSGLRCISHVKQIHNYVMRRGLFDLVLENTIIDVYGECGEIEYASRIFKRIEYKDVVSWTSMISCYIHNGLANEALDLFYDMVDAGIAPDSISLVSILSAAASLSALSKGKEIHGFLLRNGFTLDGSIASSLVDMYAKCGTIDYSYKIFNRITHKDLVLWTSMINASGMHGHGREAMGLFTKLKETDLIPDHITFLALLYACSHSGLIDEGRRYLEIMRSEYQLEPWPEHYACVVDLLGRANCLDEAYRFVKKMPIEPTAAVWCSLLGACRVHCDNELGEIAARKLLELEPENPGNHVLVSNVFAARQRWMEVDGVRTRMKAMGLRKNPACSWIEVGNKVHTFTARDRSHPRSEDIYFNLAKITERLERGGGYVPETKYVLHDVGEEEKVKMLYGHSERLAIAFGLISTPEGTPIRITKNLRVCGDCHVFTKLISRFFKREIIVRDANRFHHFQGGVCSCGDFW from the coding sequence ATGTCTAGAGTCGCTCGCTACACGGCAACAGCAGTATCATCGCGTTGGCTAatgctctttttctctttccatgCTCGGCCCGTTGAGCGTTCGGTAGTTGCTATGGCTCTTCAACTCTCTCCTCATCAATCCTTCTCTTCCCAGACCATTCTGCATACAACCCAGGGAATCCCTCCTCTCCAGAACTCCAAACTTCCACAAAAACCCCTTAAGTCCCGATCTCTCAAAGAGATATGCAAGGACGGAAACCTTAGAGAAGCCTTTCTCTCTTTCAGTGATCTGTTCACTTTCCAAAACCCACCTCAAATCAATGCGGATGAAGCCTATTCATCCACTTTAGATCTCTGCACCCGCAAGGAAGCATTGGCACAGGGTCAACAAATCCATGCGCATATCCTGACATCGGGTTTCACTTCCGACACGGTGTTCTTAAGCACAAAACTTGTGTTTATGTACGGGAAGTGTGGCTCTTTAACTGATGCTCGGAGgttgtttgatgaaatgcctcAAAGGACAATTTTTACCTGGAATGCTATTATTGGTTCTTATGTTTCGAATGGGGAACCCTATGAGGCGCTGAAATTATTCCGAGAGATGCAATTACAAGGAGTTGCTGTCGATGCCTGCACTTTTCCTACTGTGCTGAAAGCATGTGCGGCTCTGAAAGATCCTAACTTTGGGCATGGAATTCATGGTCTAGCTGTTAAATCTGGATTTGGATCACTTGTTTTTGTTGTCAATTCCCTCGTTGCTATGTATGCGAAGTGTGGTGATGTCAGACAATCTAGACAGTTATTTGACAGAATGGTGGAAAGAGGGGATGTTGTGACCTGGAATTCGATCATTTCTGCCTATTCGTTGCAAGGACAGCCACTAGAGGCGCTGAAGCTTTTCCGAGAAATGCAGAAGGCTGGTGTTTCAATGAACTCATACACAGTTGTGGGTGCTCTTCAAGCTTGTGAGGAGCCTTCCTTTGCAAAACTGGGCATGGAGATCCATAATGCTCTACTAAAATCAGGTCGGAATCTGCATGTTTATGAGGCCAATGCATTGCTTGTTATGTATGCGAGATGTGGTAGAATGGATGAAGCTGTACGAGTGTTCCAACAGATGGATGATAGGGATGACATATCATGGAATTCCATGCTTTCAGGTTTCGTTCAAAATGGGTTTTATGATAAAGCTATTGAATTTTTCCATGAAATGCAGAACGCAGGTCAGAAACCGGGCCAGGTTTCAGTGATAAACATTGTTTCTGCATCAGGTCGGTTGGGAACTTTACTGAATGGGATGGAGTGCCATGCATATGCCATAAAACATGGATTGGATTCTGATCTGCAAGTTGGTAACACGCTTGTAGACATGTATGCCAAGTGCTGTTCTGTAATTTATATGGGACGTGTCTTCGACAAAATGCCTGACAAAGACTATATTTCATGGACTACAGCGATTGCTGGCTATGCTCAGAACTGTTGTTGTTTGGAGGCATTTCAGTTGTTTCGGGAAGCACTAGTGGAGGGAATGCAAGTAGATGCATTGATGATTGGAAGCATCCTCCTTGCTTGCAGTGGCTTGAGGTGCATTTCGCATGTAAAACAAATTCACAACTATGTTATGAGACGAGGACTGTTCGATCTTGTGCTAGAGAACACAATTATCGATGTGTATGGAGAGTGTGGAGAGATTGAGTATGCATCTCGAATTTTTAAAAGAATAGAGTATAAAGATGTTGTCTCTTGGACTAGCATGATATCCTGCTACATTCACAATGGTCTTGCTAATGAGGCCCTTGATCTTTTCTATGACATGGTAGATGCTGGGATTGCACCTGATTCAATATCATTAGTTAGTATACTCTCAGCTGCTGCAAGTTTATCGGCACTGAGTAAAGGAAAAGAGATTCATGGGTTCCTGTTAAGGAATGGATTCACGTTGGACGGATCAATTGCAAGTTCTCTTGTGGATATGTATGCAAAGTGTGGGACCATAGACTACTCATACAAGATATTCAACAGGATCACACATAAAGACCTGGTTCTATGGACTAGTATGATCAATGCTAGTGGAATGCATGGCCATGGAAGAGAAGCCATGGGTCTGTTTACTAAGTTGAAGGAAACAGATCTTATACCTGATCATATTACCTTCCTTGCGCTTCTCTATGCATGTAGTCATTCAGGATTAATTGATGAAGGGAGGAGGTATCTTGAAATTATGAGAAGTGAATATCAGCTAGAGCCATGGCCAGAGCACTATGCATGTGTAGTCGATCTTCTTGGGCGTGCCAATTGCTTGGATGAGGCATACAGGTTTGTGAAGAAGATGCCCATTGAGCCAACAGCTGCAGTATGGTGTTCTCTTCTCGGAGCTTGCCGGGTTCATTGTGATAATGAACTGGGAGAAATTGCAGCACGTAAGCTTCTAGAGTTGGAACCTGAAAATCCGGGGAACCATGTTCTTGTTTCGAATGTCTTTGCTGCCAGGCAAAGATGGATGGAGGTGGATGGAGTGAGAACAAGAATGAAGGCAATGGGATTGAGGAAGAATCCTGCATGTAGTTGGATAGAAGTTGGAAATAAGGTGCATACTTTTACCGCAAGGGACAGATCTCACCCACGGAGTGAGgacatttattttaatttggcCAAGATTACTGAAAGATTGGAAAGAGGAGGAGGCTATGTGCCTGAAACAAAGTATGTTTTGCATGATgtgggggaagaagaaaaggttaAGATGCTGTACGGGCATAGTGAGAGGCTTGCAATTGCTTTTGGTCTGATTAGCACCCCTGAGGGTACACCTATTCGAATCACAAAGAACCTTCGGGTCTGTGGTGATTGTCATGTGTTCACAAAGCTCATCTCAAGGTTCTTTAAGCGAGAAATCATTGTGAGGGATGCCAACAGATTCCATCATTTTCAAGGTGGAGTTTGTTCTTGCGGAGATTTCTGGTGA